In Aliiglaciecola sp. LCG003, a genomic segment contains:
- a CDS encoding H-NS family nucleoid-associated regulatory protein: MKNFVNILTDGRKLQGATNSLSVQNLKTVVNKLDRIIENRIQKEQKEQKAAQAKLDKIAEIKKQIKSAGLNIEDLQLLSDPVKKSGGVGKKRAIKYSIKNADGELIKWTGIGRMPKVFAHAIESGKSLDDFKI; the protein is encoded by the coding sequence ATGAAAAACTTTGTTAATATTTTAACGGATGGCCGTAAATTACAGGGAGCAACCAATAGTCTATCCGTGCAAAATTTAAAGACAGTAGTCAATAAATTAGACAGGATCATTGAAAATAGAATTCAAAAAGAACAAAAAGAACAAAAAGCAGCCCAAGCTAAATTAGATAAAATTGCAGAGATTAAGAAACAAATAAAAAGTGCTGGTTTGAATATTGAAGACTTACAACTTTTATCCGACCCGGTTAAAAAATCTGGCGGTGTTGGTAAAAAAAGAGCAATTAAATATTCGATTAAAAATGCTGACGGTGAATTAATTAAGTGGACGGGTATTGGTCGTATGCCGAAAGTATTTGCCCATGCAATTGAATCTGGAAAATCTTTAGACGATTTTAAAATCTAA
- a CDS encoding electron transfer flavoprotein-ubiquinone oxidoreductase, which produces MERESMDFDVVIVGAGPAGLSTACKIMQLAQQNQQELMVCVVEKGSEVGAHILSGAVFEPKALDELFPDWKERGAPLNTPVTDDHIYYLNNDSSSKKLPNVMTPKTMHNQGNYIVSMGNVCRWLAEQAEQLGVEVFPGFAAAEVIYNEDGSVGGVITGDMGISESGEQKDGFMPGMELRAKYTVFAEGCRGHLGKQLISKFKLDEGKSPQHYGIGFKEIWDIDPAKHQEGLVVHTAGWPLSDASGGSYLYHAENNQVLVGIIIDLNYANPHLSPFDEFQRVKHHPVLKQYLEGGKRVAYGARAIAKGGYNSLPKMTFPGGILVGCDAGTLNFAKIKGNHTAMKSGLIAAKTIFEALQNDKVGEDLLAYAEKFEQSWLYKELYSSKNFGPAMHKFGTFWGGAYNTFEQNILGGRPLFNLTDDSTDYGSLDLAGNQVKIDYPKPDGIISFDKLSSVFLSNTNHEEDQPCHLKLIDNAVPIEINLPKYDEPAQRYCPAGVYEIVENPEGDKRLQINAQNCVHCKTCDIKDPSQNIIWVTPEGTGGPNYPNM; this is translated from the coding sequence GTGGAACGTGAATCGATGGATTTTGACGTCGTAATAGTCGGCGCTGGCCCAGCTGGACTCTCTACCGCCTGTAAGATCATGCAGCTTGCGCAGCAAAATCAACAAGAATTAATGGTTTGTGTAGTCGAAAAAGGCTCAGAAGTAGGAGCACACATACTCTCTGGTGCAGTGTTTGAACCCAAAGCATTAGATGAATTATTTCCAGATTGGAAAGAGCGCGGTGCGCCACTGAATACGCCGGTAACGGATGATCATATCTATTATCTGAACAATGACTCATCGTCTAAAAAATTACCTAATGTCATGACACCAAAAACCATGCATAACCAAGGTAATTACATCGTCAGTATGGGTAACGTATGTCGCTGGTTGGCGGAACAAGCCGAGCAGTTAGGTGTAGAAGTGTTCCCCGGTTTTGCTGCAGCAGAGGTTATTTATAATGAAGATGGTAGTGTCGGCGGCGTAATCACCGGCGACATGGGTATCAGTGAATCAGGAGAGCAAAAAGACGGTTTTATGCCAGGCATGGAGTTGCGGGCGAAATATACCGTATTTGCTGAAGGCTGCCGTGGTCATTTAGGTAAGCAGCTAATTTCAAAATTCAAATTAGATGAAGGTAAATCGCCACAACATTATGGCATTGGCTTTAAAGAGATTTGGGATATAGATCCTGCTAAACACCAAGAAGGTCTGGTGGTACATACAGCAGGCTGGCCGTTATCCGATGCCTCTGGGGGAAGCTATCTTTATCATGCTGAAAATAATCAAGTATTGGTTGGTATCATCATCGATCTAAATTACGCAAATCCACACCTCAGCCCGTTTGATGAGTTCCAGCGAGTCAAGCACCATCCTGTATTAAAACAGTATCTAGAGGGTGGCAAAAGAGTGGCTTATGGCGCTCGGGCAATTGCCAAAGGTGGCTACAACTCCTTACCTAAAATGACATTCCCTGGCGGCATCTTAGTAGGTTGTGATGCAGGAACCCTTAATTTTGCCAAGATCAAAGGTAACCACACCGCAATGAAATCTGGTTTAATAGCCGCAAAAACCATTTTTGAAGCCTTGCAAAATGATAAGGTTGGTGAAGATTTGTTGGCGTATGCGGAAAAGTTTGAACAGTCATGGTTATATAAAGAACTCTACAGTTCGAAAAACTTTGGCCCTGCAATGCACAAATTCGGTACCTTTTGGGGAGGGGCTTATAATACCTTTGAACAAAATATCTTAGGGGGCCGCCCACTGTTTAATCTTACGGATGACAGTACTGATTATGGCTCGTTAGATTTAGCCGGTAATCAGGTTAAAATAGATTACCCTAAACCCGATGGTATCATTAGTTTTGATAAATTATCTTCTGTATTTTTGTCCAATACAAATCATGAAGAAGACCAACCCTGTCATTTAAAACTAATTGATAATGCTGTACCTATAGAAATTAATTTACCAAAATATGATGAGCCAGCACAACGCTATTGTCCCGCAGGTGTGTATGAAATTGTTGAAAACCCTGAAGGGGATAAACGCTTGCAAATAAACGCTCAAAATTGCGTTCATTGTAAGACATGTGATATTAAAGATCCCAGTCAGAATATTATATGGGTTACCCCAGAAGGTACTGGTGGTCCGAATTATCCCAACATGTAA
- a CDS encoding electron transfer flavoprotein subunit beta/FixA family protein, with protein sequence MKILVPVKRAIDYNVKVRVKADNTAVDLTNAKMSINPFCEIAVEEAVRLKEKGIATEIVVVSIGDKACQEQIRTALALGADRGIQIDTAENLDSLQVAKILSKVVEQEQPGLVILGKQSIDSDNNQTGQMLAALTGVPQGTFASEVVVTDGKVQVTREIDGGLQTVELSLPAVVTTDLRLNEPRYATLPNIMKAKRKPLEVKPAEEYGVNLSSNVKVLKVEAPAQRKGGVKVADVAELVEKLKTEAKVI encoded by the coding sequence ATGAAAATTTTAGTGCCGGTAAAACGCGCCATAGATTACAACGTAAAGGTACGTGTTAAAGCGGACAACACCGCAGTAGATTTGACCAATGCCAAAATGTCTATTAACCCTTTTTGTGAAATCGCAGTAGAAGAAGCGGTAAGACTTAAAGAAAAAGGCATAGCGACAGAAATCGTGGTGGTTTCAATTGGCGACAAGGCTTGCCAGGAGCAGATACGAACTGCGCTTGCTTTGGGTGCTGACCGTGGAATTCAAATCGATACGGCAGAGAACTTAGATTCGTTACAAGTGGCGAAAATCCTCAGTAAGGTTGTTGAGCAAGAGCAGCCCGGATTGGTGATCTTAGGTAAACAGTCTATTGATTCAGATAATAATCAGACAGGACAAATGCTTGCAGCGTTAACCGGTGTGCCGCAAGGTACTTTTGCATCAGAAGTAGTGGTTACGGATGGTAAAGTGCAAGTGACCCGTGAAATTGACGGTGGTTTGCAGACCGTAGAGCTTTCTCTACCGGCTGTTGTGACTACAGATTTGCGTCTTAACGAACCTCGTTATGCAACTTTACCTAACATCATGAAAGCTAAACGCAAACCGTTGGAAGTGAAACCAGCTGAAGAGTACGGGGTTAACCTTAGCTCTAACGTTAAAGTCCTTAAAGTCGAGGCTCCTGCTCAGCGTAAAGGCGGCGTTAAGGTGGCGGATGTAGCAGAACTTGTGGAAAAATTAAAAACAGAAGCGAAGGTGATCTAA
- a CDS encoding FAD-binding protein encodes MAVLVYAEHDNQHLKSETHKLVHAASQMDSDVHVLVAGHNCADIAKQAAAISGVSKVLLADNGVYEHQLAENIADLVVDLAGGYSHITAAATTTGKNFMPRVAALLDVAQISDVIGVVSADTFVRPIYAGNAIATVQSSDVKKVLTVRASAFDAAQESGSALVENVDDVKNSDKSSFVSAELTVSERPELTAAEVIISGGRGMQNGENFKLLEGIADKLGAAIGASRAAVDAGFVPNDMQVGQTGKIVAPQLYIAVGISGAIQHLAGMKDSKVIVAINKDEEAPIFQVADYGLVGDLFDVLPELEAALS; translated from the coding sequence ATGGCCGTATTAGTATATGCAGAACATGATAATCAACATTTAAAATCAGAAACCCATAAACTTGTCCATGCTGCGAGCCAAATGGACTCAGATGTGCACGTATTAGTCGCAGGTCATAACTGCGCTGACATTGCTAAACAGGCCGCAGCCATCTCTGGCGTTAGCAAAGTATTATTAGCAGACAACGGTGTTTATGAGCATCAACTTGCAGAAAATATTGCCGACTTGGTGGTAGATTTGGCCGGTGGCTATAGCCATATCACAGCAGCGGCTACGACAACTGGCAAAAATTTCATGCCGCGAGTTGCAGCCTTGTTAGATGTAGCACAAATATCTGATGTGATTGGTGTTGTAAGCGCAGATACCTTTGTACGTCCAATCTATGCAGGAAACGCCATCGCGACTGTACAAAGTAGTGATGTCAAGAAAGTACTTACTGTAAGAGCATCTGCCTTTGATGCAGCGCAAGAAAGCGGTTCGGCGCTAGTTGAAAATGTTGATGATGTTAAAAACTCAGATAAGTCCAGTTTTGTCAGCGCAGAATTGACGGTTTCCGAGCGCCCTGAATTGACTGCTGCTGAGGTGATAATCTCTGGTGGGAGAGGGATGCAAAATGGCGAAAACTTCAAGTTACTTGAGGGTATTGCAGATAAATTGGGTGCGGCCATTGGTGCCTCTCGTGCTGCGGTAGATGCAGGCTTCGTTCCTAACGATATGCAAGTAGGACAAACCGGTAAAATCGTTGCACCTCAATTATATATCGCTGTGGGCATATCTGGCGCCATTCAGCATCTCGCTGGAATGAAAGATTCGAAAGTCATTGTTGCTATCAACAAAGATGAAGAAGCCCCTATATTCCAGGTAGCCGATTACGGTCTAGTCGGCGATTTGTTTGATGTGTTACCAGAGCTAGAAGCTGCACTATCCTAG
- a CDS encoding isoamylase early set domain-containing protein, protein MSFKKTYLKSKPVCKVTFKLSKEEAKNAQKVRVVGDFNEWNLSASPMKKLKNGGFSSTIDLPKGAEYQFRYLLDDHEWENDWHADAYITSPVSFDDNSVVSV, encoded by the coding sequence ATGAGCTTCAAAAAAACTTATCTAAAATCCAAACCTGTTTGCAAGGTTACCTTCAAATTATCCAAAGAAGAAGCCAAAAACGCACAGAAAGTGCGTGTTGTAGGAGACTTCAATGAATGGAATTTATCTGCTTCACCGATGAAAAAATTAAAAAATGGTGGGTTTTCGTCAACCATTGATTTGCCTAAAGGTGCAGAATATCAATTTCGTTACCTGTTGGACGACCATGAGTGGGAAAATGATTGGCATGCAGATGCTTATATCACCTCACCCGTATCTTTCGACGACAATTCAGTAGTGTCAGTTTAA
- a CDS encoding efflux RND transporter periplasmic adaptor subunit, producing the protein MASKTTKIILPLVIVAIAVVILVLLVGSKKPPEQAAKPKTAFLVQVEAAQLQDLNFIVKSQGSVQPKVETKLSAQVSGKVEWVSDNFIEGGFFNKGDVLVRLEKFDYATELKLAEAELARAQAALEEEIARGKVAEQEWRSVKNSIAPELGLRKPQLATEKANVIAAQAQLARAERNLQRTMITAPYDGLVKSKQVDLGQFVPVGAEIGHVYATDVAEVRMPMSDNDLAFMQDTSRGSVAADVTLSANVAGRQTQWMGKLVRDEGILDEQRRVIYAVAEIEDPYMRLSDQQQTTLKFGRFVQTEIIGQRGEGLVILPRQVLRLDGTILTVDKDRTLRIKSVDVLRSDNNNVYIRSGIKAGEWVVTSAVPNPFDGMRVRLPGEKGDISDIDKQDESNTQIDISGDN; encoded by the coding sequence GTGGCTAGTAAAACAACAAAAATAATTCTTCCTCTAGTAATTGTGGCAATAGCAGTTGTTATATTGGTGCTGTTAGTCGGTAGTAAAAAACCTCCCGAGCAAGCCGCAAAGCCAAAAACTGCTTTTTTAGTGCAAGTGGAGGCAGCGCAACTACAAGATCTCAATTTTATTGTTAAATCTCAGGGCAGTGTTCAACCCAAAGTTGAGACTAAGTTAAGTGCTCAAGTCAGCGGTAAAGTTGAATGGGTGTCCGATAATTTTATTGAAGGAGGCTTCTTCAATAAAGGTGATGTATTGGTTCGTTTGGAAAAATTCGATTACGCCACTGAGTTGAAATTAGCCGAAGCTGAGCTAGCTCGAGCCCAAGCGGCATTAGAGGAAGAAATAGCCCGTGGTAAAGTAGCAGAACAAGAGTGGCGTTCGGTAAAAAATAGCATAGCGCCAGAATTAGGTTTGCGTAAACCACAACTTGCCACTGAGAAAGCAAATGTTATTGCTGCTCAGGCGCAGCTAGCTAGGGCAGAGCGCAACTTACAAAGAACTATGATCACAGCGCCCTATGATGGCTTGGTAAAGTCTAAGCAAGTTGATTTAGGTCAATTTGTCCCTGTGGGGGCTGAAATAGGTCATGTGTACGCAACTGATGTAGCCGAAGTTAGAATGCCAATGAGTGACAATGATCTAGCTTTTATGCAAGACACATCTAGGGGCAGTGTAGCAGCTGATGTGACACTTTCTGCTAATGTCGCTGGGCGACAAACCCAATGGATGGGTAAATTAGTTAGAGATGAAGGCATTCTGGATGAACAACGTCGGGTTATTTATGCGGTGGCTGAAATTGAAGACCCTTATATGCGCCTTAGTGATCAGCAACAAACCACCCTTAAATTCGGTCGTTTTGTACAAACTGAAATTATTGGCCAGCGAGGCGAGGGATTAGTTATTTTACCGCGCCAAGTTTTACGCCTAGATGGCACTATCTTAACCGTCGATAAAGACAGAACACTGAGGATCAAAAGTGTAGATGTGCTGCGCAGTGACAATAATAATGTATATATACGTAGCGGTATAAAAGCCGGCGAATGGGTAGTGACTAGTGCCGTGCCCAACCCATTCGATGGAATGAGAGTTAGGTTGCCCGGCGAAAAAGGCGACATTTCAGATATCGACAAACAAGATGAAAGCAATACCCAAATCGATATTTCGGGAGATAACTAA
- a CDS encoding efflux RND transporter permease subunit has protein sequence MSHIDTEKGLIAWFARNSVAANLLMWILIFGGILASYTIHKQVFPNFTFNNIVVRVPYLGAAPQEVEEGVVRKIEEAIKDIEGIKKITSTAVEGMATVNVEIEEEYDVQLALDEIKVQVDAIPSFPANTEKPIVYRQKATQDVLWVSIYGDASERELKEFAKQMRDEIANLPGLSAVQVIGARDYEVSIEISEAKLQEYSLTFSELVNAVRRSSIDLPGGSIRSENGDILLRAKGQAYNAYDFYHLVLLTRTDGTRLVLGDIATIRDGFVEDNNYALFDGKPAVNLQIQAVGDQNALKISEAVNAYLDNTRADLPGNIKADTWGDSSFYLADRLSMMLTNMFFGALLVFLVLSLFLKLRLAAWVMVGLPVCFLGALLVMQAEVFNISINMISLFGFILVLGIVVDDAIIMGESAYSEISQKGHNAENVIRGVKRVAMPATFGVLTTIAAFTPMLMVPGTFGVIWKTIGWVVIICLIFSLIESKLILPAHLVHMKDKPYDPSKANALQRFRDFFSEGIKRFIDRKYAPFLAKVIRNRYTTLACFFGILIITIGLFMGGIVRFVFFPNIPSDFIMGTVETEAGSSIVHRDKAIDSLLIALEEMDESFKNEYGQPVVKHSIAFNQGNLGGQVFVELSKGETREFDAFAIQQRWRDYMPEIAGLRKIDIGSPGGPGGGADLTFEFSGKNLDELKQATDKLKLHLQSFDGVADVNDTFSGGSDEIRLSIKPQAEALGLSLDTLATQVRYGFYGAEAQRIQRGDEEVKVMVRYPKEQRSSVGHLENMRIRTADNQEIPFSEVADIELAQGYGSIVRVDGNRSITVTAKADKSKIDPQEVASNVEKNFIPGLLQQHPSVEFRLEGASKEQGDALFSLLQGFLFALFAIYALMAIPLKSYSQPFIIMSVIPFGIVGAIFGHLLLGHAVSVLSICGIIALTGVVVNDSLILVDFVNRARAEGHPLIDAVIQSGRERFRAIVLTSLTTFMGLMPIVFEKSLQAQIVIPMAISLAFGILFATVITLLLVPSLYLILDDFKSLFRSKKSTGKFDSNYAFDDGSSD, from the coding sequence ATGAGCCACATCGATACTGAAAAAGGGCTGATAGCCTGGTTTGCTAGAAACAGTGTCGCGGCTAACCTGTTAATGTGGATATTGATTTTTGGCGGTATTCTAGCTAGTTACACTATTCATAAACAGGTTTTCCCAAACTTCACCTTTAATAATATCGTAGTGCGAGTTCCTTACTTGGGTGCGGCTCCCCAAGAAGTTGAAGAAGGGGTCGTTAGAAAAATTGAAGAGGCGATTAAAGATATCGAGGGGATCAAAAAAATCACCTCAACCGCGGTCGAAGGAATGGCAACGGTAAATGTTGAGATTGAAGAAGAATATGACGTTCAACTTGCACTAGATGAAATAAAGGTCCAGGTCGACGCCATCCCCAGCTTTCCTGCCAATACTGAAAAGCCAATAGTGTATCGTCAAAAAGCTACTCAAGATGTCCTTTGGGTGTCTATTTATGGCGATGCATCAGAGCGTGAACTAAAGGAGTTCGCCAAACAGATGCGGGATGAAATCGCGAACCTCCCTGGCTTATCCGCGGTGCAAGTGATAGGCGCGCGAGACTATGAAGTTTCAATAGAGATATCAGAAGCCAAGCTACAGGAATATAGCCTCACTTTTTCCGAATTGGTGAACGCAGTTAGACGCTCATCAATCGATCTACCTGGTGGCTCTATTCGATCGGAAAATGGCGACATATTGTTGCGTGCCAAGGGACAAGCCTATAATGCCTATGACTTTTATCATTTGGTTTTATTGACCAGAACCGATGGCACCAGATTGGTATTAGGCGATATCGCTACGATTCGTGATGGTTTTGTAGAAGATAACAATTACGCGTTATTCGATGGTAAGCCAGCGGTTAACCTTCAGATCCAAGCTGTAGGTGATCAAAATGCGTTAAAGATTTCCGAAGCTGTTAATGCATATTTAGATAACACAAGAGCTGACTTACCCGGCAACATTAAGGCAGATACCTGGGGAGACAGTTCGTTCTATTTGGCTGACCGACTGAGTATGATGCTGACCAATATGTTTTTTGGGGCACTGTTAGTTTTCTTAGTCTTGTCACTATTTTTAAAACTACGCTTAGCCGCGTGGGTTATGGTCGGGTTACCGGTTTGCTTTTTAGGTGCCTTGCTAGTGATGCAAGCAGAAGTTTTCAACATATCTATTAATATGATCAGCCTGTTTGGCTTCATACTAGTGCTGGGTATTGTGGTCGATGACGCGATCATAATGGGGGAATCAGCTTACTCTGAAATTAGTCAAAAAGGTCATAATGCTGAAAATGTTATCCGTGGAGTGAAGCGGGTAGCGATGCCAGCCACCTTTGGTGTGTTAACTACCATCGCAGCTTTTACGCCAATGCTAATGGTGCCTGGTACCTTTGGAGTGATCTGGAAAACCATAGGTTGGGTTGTCATCATATGCTTGATTTTTTCCTTAATAGAATCAAAATTAATTCTGCCTGCGCATTTGGTTCATATGAAAGACAAACCATATGACCCAAGTAAAGCTAATGCCCTACAACGCTTCAGAGATTTCTTCAGCGAAGGTATCAAGCGCTTTATAGACCGCAAATATGCGCCATTTTTAGCTAAAGTGATCCGCAATCGATATACTACTTTAGCCTGCTTCTTTGGAATATTGATCATCACCATAGGTCTGTTTATGGGAGGGATTGTTCGTTTTGTGTTTTTCCCAAATATTCCCAGTGATTTCATTATGGGGACGGTTGAAACCGAAGCGGGCTCATCGATTGTGCATCGTGATAAAGCGATAGATTCGTTGTTAATTGCATTGGAAGAAATGGATGAATCTTTTAAAAACGAATATGGTCAGCCAGTGGTCAAACATTCAATTGCATTTAATCAGGGCAACTTAGGTGGCCAAGTATTTGTTGAGTTGAGTAAAGGTGAAACCAGAGAGTTTGATGCCTTTGCAATTCAACAACGGTGGCGGGATTATATGCCTGAAATCGCGGGCCTGAGAAAGATAGACATTGGCTCTCCCGGAGGCCCTGGCGGTGGTGCGGATCTGACCTTTGAGTTCAGTGGCAAGAACCTCGATGAGTTGAAACAAGCTACTGATAAGTTAAAGCTTCATCTACAAAGCTTCGATGGGGTGGCTGATGTTAATGATACTTTTAGTGGGGGCAGCGACGAAATTAGACTCAGTATCAAACCACAGGCAGAAGCCCTTGGATTGAGTTTAGATACTTTGGCGACGCAGGTTCGTTATGGCTTCTACGGTGCAGAAGCACAACGGATCCAGCGCGGCGATGAAGAAGTTAAAGTTATGGTGCGCTACCCCAAAGAGCAGCGCAGTTCAGTAGGGCATTTGGAAAATATGCGCATCAGAACAGCAGACAATCAAGAAATACCTTTCTCGGAGGTCGCTGATATAGAATTAGCACAGGGTTATGGGTCTATTGTCAGGGTCGATGGCAATCGCTCTATTACTGTCACGGCCAAAGCGGATAAGAGCAAAATTGATCCGCAGGAAGTGGCCAGCAATGTCGAGAAAAATTTTATTCCTGGTCTGTTGCAGCAGCATCCCAGCGTAGAATTTCGTCTGGAGGGTGCCTCTAAAGAGCAAGGCGACGCGTTATTTAGTTTACTGCAAGGATTTTTATTTGCGCTCTTTGCTATCTATGCTCTGATGGCCATACCGCTAAAATCTTATTCACAACCCTTTATCATTATGTCAGTGATCCCCTTTGGCATCGTGGGGGCAATATTCGGTCATTTGCTGTTGGGTCATGCCGTTAGTGTACTCTCTATATGTGGGATCATTGCACTTACCGGTGTGGTGGTGAACGATAGTCTCATATTGGTTGATTTTGTTAATCGCGCTCGAGCGGAAGGTCACCCTCTAATCGATGCAGTCATACAATCGGGTAGAGAACGCTTCCGGGCCATAGTATTGACTTCGTTAACCACTTTCATGGGCTTGATGCCGATAGTCTTCGAAAAAAGTTTACAAGCACAGATTGTTATTCCTATGGCGATATCTTTGGCATTTGGAATTTTATTCGCAACCGTAATTACCTTGTTGCTGGTGCCGTCACTTTATTTAATATTGGACGACTTTAAATCGCTGTTTAGATCTAAGAAATCTACTGGTAAATTCGATAGTAATTATGCTTTTGATGATGGTTCAAGTGATTAA
- a CDS encoding IS4 family transposase — MNEVVILKKFLRAVTPKMHKVRRASLTSCVSSLLNGAKASVTSMGRGISSSAYEKHRIKQADRLLSNKHIINEQLPIYQAIYTQYTNASSRPIILIDWSDLLDTHKGCFLLRASVAFNGRGVAIYQEVHDMSTKEKRCTHKAFLAKLKTIIDDDAKPIIVTDAGYKTPWFKEVIALGWDFAGRVRKPMMYVNQKEDWEHTSELYKRATSQPIGFTSHICRSQPLACTLVLFKGKSKGRHSLTQHNIARQSKCSKVHARGATDPWLIATSLPRTKSLGKKIVAIYRLRMQIEEEFRDIKSSLFGLGFEHHKSRCIHRIAVLILIATLASILANIIGLAMFTAGLHRRYQANTVKVRRVLSFHYLGLRGFVDKHFKLLSEQFETAALNIRTMIADNFND, encoded by the coding sequence ATGAATGAAGTTGTTATTTTGAAGAAGTTCCTTAGAGCTGTCACGCCCAAAATGCATAAAGTTAGACGAGCGTCATTAACGAGTTGTGTGAGCAGTTTGCTAAATGGAGCTAAAGCCAGTGTTACCAGCATGGGACGCGGTATTTCATCTTCAGCATATGAAAAACATCGCATTAAACAAGCGGACCGCTTGTTGTCTAATAAACACATTATTAATGAACAATTACCTATCTATCAAGCCATCTATACGCAATATACGAATGCTTCATCACGCCCTATTATTCTGATTGACTGGTCTGACTTATTAGATACGCATAAAGGCTGTTTTTTGCTAAGGGCTTCGGTAGCTTTTAATGGCCGAGGAGTGGCTATTTATCAAGAAGTTCATGATATGAGCACGAAAGAAAAACGGTGCACGCACAAGGCGTTTTTAGCAAAATTAAAGACGATTATCGATGACGATGCTAAACCGATAATTGTGACAGATGCTGGCTATAAAACCCCTTGGTTTAAAGAGGTCATTGCTCTGGGGTGGGACTTTGCAGGAAGAGTCCGCAAGCCTATGATGTATGTTAATCAAAAAGAAGACTGGGAGCATACCTCTGAGTTATATAAGCGAGCTACCAGTCAACCTATAGGGTTTACTAGCCATATTTGCCGCAGCCAACCTTTAGCATGTACCTTGGTGTTATTTAAAGGAAAAAGCAAAGGCCGACATAGCTTAACGCAACATAACATTGCCCGCCAATCTAAGTGTTCCAAGGTCCATGCAAGAGGTGCTACAGACCCTTGGTTAATTGCCACATCACTTCCTCGCACCAAAAGTTTAGGTAAAAAAATAGTCGCTATTTATCGACTGCGTATGCAAATTGAAGAAGAGTTTAGAGATATCAAAAGCAGTTTATTTGGATTGGGTTTTGAACACCATAAAAGCCGATGTATACACCGCATTGCAGTACTCATCCTTATCGCTACACTTGCCAGTATTCTGGCCAACATTATAGGTCTAGCAATGTTCACGGCTGGTTTACACCGTCGCTATCAAGCGAACACAGTTAAGGTTAGACGAGTATTATCGTTTCACTATTTAGGATTGAGAGGCTTCGTAGATAAGCATTTCAAATTGCTCAGCGAGCAATTTGAAACTGCTGCATTAAATATCAGAACTATGATAGCAGACAATTTTAATGATTGA